The genomic region GCTGCGTTTCGTGCGTCGTCGCTGGGGCAGGATCGGTTTGCTCGGCTATCGCGGTTGCATGGCGTTTGTACTGTTGGCCAAGCTTCTGCTGCGCTGGGTTATGCCGAGACGGAGCTGGCGCAAGGGTGCCAGCATGGGCCGCGGCCAGTTAGCGCTTGCCCTTCGCACGGTGATAGCCCGGTCACATGTATCAGCGCAGCCGGGAGAGGCAGCGCGCGCCCCACGGTGAGAGTTTCACCGGCGTATAGCGCTCCCATGCTACGCGGGACATCGTTAGCCCGCCTGGCTCGCTTTAGTGACTGCTTGTGGTTGCTGGCCGCGAGAGCGCTTTCTGTTCGTTATCGCCGCTCGGTACTCGGCTTTGCCTGGACCCTTTTCTACCCGCTGGGGACGATGGTGATTCTCAGCCTGGTTTTTTCACAAGTGTTCGCCGGCGTGGACCACTACGCGTTTTACGTAATAACCGGGGTCCTGCCCTGGGGTTTTTTTTCGCTGGCCTGCATACAGGCCGCCGACAGTCTCCTGGCCGCCTCGCCGGTGCTGCGTAAAGTCTACGTACCTACGGTGGTGTTTCCCGCCTCGGTGGTGGCGGCCAATTTCGTTAATCTGCTGCTGTCTCTGTTGGTGCTGCCGCTGGTGGCCCTGGCGACGGGCGCACAGGCGCTCCCGTCTTTCTGGCTGCTGGCGCTGGCTCTTGGCTGCCTGCTGGCCTTCACGGGTGGGGTGTCGTTGCTGCTGGCGGCGGTGAACCTGTTCTTTCAGGACGTTCGATACTTTTTTGAGGGTATCCTGCTGCTCTGGTTCTACGCAACGCCCATTGTTTACCCGGTATCTGTGTTGCCCGAACACTTGTCGTGGTTGCCGGCCATCAACCCCTTCGCCTGGATACTGCTGCTCATGCGCGGAGCGCTTTACGGTTCTGTTGTTCCCGCCGGCGCGCCGCTGTTGTGCGTGGCGTTTTCGTTCTCGGTGCTCGCCATCGGTTGGCTGTTGTTTCACAGGCTTGAGAGGC from Candidatus Binatota bacterium harbors:
- a CDS encoding ABC transporter permease produces the protein MLRGTSLARLARFSDCLWLLAARALSVRYRRSVLGFAWTLFYPLGTMVILSLVFSQVFAGVDHYAFYVITGVLPWGFFSLACIQAADSLLAASPVLRKVYVPTVVFPASVVAANFVNLLLSLLVLPLVALATGAQALPSFWLLALALGCLLAFTGGVSLLLAAVNLFFQDVRYFFEGILLLWFYATPIVYPVSVLPEHLSWLPAINPFAWILLLMRGALYGSVVPAGAPLLCVAFSFSVLAIGWLLFHRLERRFYAWL